From Chryseobacterium joostei, the proteins below share one genomic window:
- a CDS encoding DUF1801 domain-containing protein, whose amino-acid sequence MQISSQSIEDYISKIPEERQEVFKKLFDTINSNLPKGFEDTTNYGMIGWVVPMETYPAGYHCAANTPLPFINLASQKNFIALYHMGLYSKPELLDWFVAEYPKHSKKKLDMGKSCVRFKKPEDIPFELIAELSKKMTVEDWIGIYESHYKK is encoded by the coding sequence ATGCAAATCTCATCCCAATCTATTGAAGACTATATTTCAAAGATCCCAGAAGAAAGACAGGAGGTCTTTAAAAAGCTTTTTGATACCATCAATTCCAATCTGCCAAAGGGTTTTGAAGATACCACCAATTACGGAATGATTGGCTGGGTAGTCCCTATGGAAACGTATCCTGCAGGTTATCATTGTGCTGCCAATACTCCTTTGCCGTTTATCAATCTGGCCTCACAAAAGAACTTTATAGCACTTTATCATATGGGATTGTATTCCAAGCCGGAGCTTCTTGACTGGTTTGTTGCAGAATATCCTAAACATTCAAAGAAAAAACTGGATATGGGCAAATCCTGTGTCCGTTTCAAGAAACCGGAAGATATTCCCTTTGAATTAATCGCTGAACTGAGCAAGAAAATGACCGTAGAGGACTGGATTGGTATTTATGAATCACATTATAAGAAGTAG
- a CDS encoding EamA family transporter, with protein MKKSNLAIPATLLAIVCVQGGASIAKQLFPAIGAIGTVTLRIVLSAILLTLINRPKFLQFTSQKWKYCAMYGIGLAAMNLIFYMAIQRIPLGLAVTVEFAGPLFLALALSRKLLDVVWALLACVGILLIVPWKSDHIDLVGLGLAFLAGIFWALYIVMGGKVSKIMDGKDAVTTGMLFASLVIIPFTIWDGAVFNLTPTIFMKGLGVAILSSALPFSLEMMALKKLPAKTFSILMSLEPAFAALSGLVFLAEELTFLQWISIACVIAASIGTTIFSRISHE; from the coding sequence ATGAAAAAATCAAATCTAGCGATCCCCGCTACGCTTTTAGCTATTGTCTGTGTACAAGGCGGAGCATCTATTGCCAAGCAGCTTTTTCCTGCGATAGGAGCTATTGGAACCGTTACTTTAAGGATTGTTCTTTCTGCAATTTTACTGACATTAATTAACCGCCCGAAGTTTTTGCAGTTTACCAGCCAAAAGTGGAAGTATTGTGCAATGTATGGGATAGGACTGGCTGCTATGAACCTTATTTTTTATATGGCTATTCAGAGAATTCCACTAGGGTTAGCGGTTACTGTTGAGTTTGCAGGACCTTTATTTCTGGCCTTGGCTCTTTCGCGTAAATTATTGGATGTAGTATGGGCCCTGCTGGCCTGTGTAGGGATATTGCTTATTGTTCCCTGGAAAAGTGACCATATCGATTTAGTGGGACTTGGACTTGCTTTTCTTGCAGGAATATTTTGGGCCCTTTACATCGTGATGGGCGGAAAGGTTTCCAAAATAATGGACGGAAAAGATGCCGTTACCACTGGGATGTTGTTTGCAAGTCTTGTGATTATTCCTTTTACCATATGGGATGGCGCAGTCTTTAATCTTACGCCTACAATTTTTATGAAAGGGCTAGGAGTGGCAATCCTTTCAAGTGCATTGCCATTTTCATTAGAAATGATGGCCCTTAAAAAACTTCCGGCAAAAACTTTTAGCATTCTGATGAGTCTGGAGCCTGCTTTTGCAGCCCTTTCGGGGTTGGTGTTTCTGGCAGAAGAGTTAACTTTTTTGCAGTGGATATCCATTGCCTGTGTCATAGCAGCCAGTATCGGAACTACAATTTTCAGTAGAATTTCTCATGAGTAG
- a CDS encoding efflux RND transporter permease subunit — MKKLLTISIQKKWLILALFILLGVFGYYSWTKLSVEAYPDIADTTSQVVTQVQGLAAEEVEQQITIPLERALNGIPGMHVMRSKSTFGLSMITIVFDDGIDDYWARQRIQERLADVSLPYGAQPGLDPLTSPVGEIYRYVIESNNHSLRELTDLQNFVIIPRIKQVSGIADVTNFGGITTQFQIELDPNRLEQYGLSLAEVIETISKNNASAGGSMLPRGDLAYVVRGIGLIKNLDDLGKTVVKTEKGVPVFLNDIGTLKYGNLERKGILGFTDRNRNYNESVGGIVLLLKGQNPSQVLTGVHEAVDELNKNTLPAGVKIHTYLDRTDLVKTTLNTVSHTLTEGIVLVIIILIIFLGSWRGALLTAITIPFSLLIAFILMHFTNIPANLLSLGAIDFGIIVDGSIVMLEAILKKREDHPDEELEEKTIIQKATEIAKPIFFSGIIIITAYLPLFAFERVEKKLFTPMAFTVGYALLGALAVALLLIPGLAFMIYKKPRKIYYNKWLEKISNAYGRGIDKIMAAPKKIFIPAGIVLVGAGILSYNVGKDFLPELDEGSIWLQVQLPPGISLKKAQEMSDSLRLRTMKHSEVTYIMVQAGRNDDGTDPWTASHFEVSVGIKPYKEWPSGKTKADLIKELAEDYKGMPGFTVGFSQPMIDGVMDKISGAHSELVVKIYGDDFAGTRQVADNVLSLLKKIPGSADLAIDQEPPLPQLQIVADRNKIAQYGLNVSDVTDLIETALGGKAVSQIFIGNKVYDISCRYVENSRNTPEKIGNLMLSSSSGAKIPLSQIASVTLSTGESTITREMNKRHLTVKLNLRGRDLTSFLNEAQKSIENNIRYDHEKYQIKWGGQFENKNRAYSRLAVIIPLALALMFLLLYGAFGTFRQPLILMSIIPLALFGGMLALNIRGMSLNVSSAVGFIALFGVAIQNGVIMVSHINTLRKNGINLRTSVIQGAKDRFRPVLMTASVAIIGLLPASLATGIGSDVQRPLATVIVYGLMFSTFLTLFVLPAIYYLAELRFDKQNVTSHEI, encoded by the coding sequence ATGAAAAAGTTATTAACAATTTCCATACAGAAAAAATGGCTGATACTGGCCCTATTCATATTATTAGGAGTTTTTGGATATTATTCCTGGACTAAACTTTCCGTTGAAGCCTATCCTGATATTGCCGATACCACTTCACAGGTTGTAACCCAGGTACAAGGCCTGGCTGCCGAAGAAGTAGAACAGCAGATCACTATTCCATTGGAAAGAGCACTCAATGGGATTCCCGGAATGCATGTGATGAGAAGCAAAAGTACTTTTGGACTTTCAATGATTACCATCGTATTTGATGATGGAATTGATGATTATTGGGCAAGACAGCGTATTCAGGAAAGACTTGCCGATGTTTCCCTACCCTATGGCGCACAGCCGGGACTGGATCCTTTAACCTCTCCCGTAGGAGAAATTTACCGCTACGTTATTGAAAGTAATAACCACAGCCTAAGAGAACTTACAGATCTGCAAAACTTCGTTATTATTCCCAGAATAAAACAGGTTTCCGGGATTGCTGATGTCACTAATTTCGGGGGAATCACCACGCAGTTTCAGATAGAGCTTGATCCCAATAGACTGGAACAATATGGTCTTTCCTTAGCTGAGGTTATTGAAACCATCAGTAAAAACAATGCCAGTGCAGGGGGAAGCATGCTTCCCCGCGGAGACCTTGCCTATGTGGTTCGTGGAATTGGATTAATCAAAAATCTTGATGATCTGGGAAAAACCGTTGTAAAAACAGAAAAAGGAGTTCCCGTTTTCCTGAACGACATCGGAACATTGAAATACGGAAACCTTGAACGTAAGGGAATTCTGGGCTTTACAGACCGTAACCGAAATTACAATGAAAGCGTAGGTGGGATCGTTCTTTTGCTAAAAGGTCAAAATCCGTCACAGGTTTTAACAGGAGTACATGAAGCAGTAGATGAGCTCAACAAAAATACCCTTCCGGCAGGCGTAAAAATTCATACATATCTGGATAGAACTGATCTGGTAAAAACAACCCTTAATACAGTTTCCCATACCTTAACGGAAGGAATTGTACTGGTCATTATTATATTGATCATATTCCTTGGAAGCTGGCGAGGAGCACTTCTTACCGCCATTACCATTCCTTTTTCACTTCTTATTGCTTTTATTTTAATGCATTTCACCAATATTCCTGCCAACCTTCTGTCATTGGGAGCCATAGATTTCGGAATTATTGTAGATGGTTCCATTGTAATGCTGGAAGCTATTTTGAAGAAAAGAGAAGATCATCCCGATGAGGAGCTGGAAGAAAAAACAATCATCCAGAAAGCCACTGAGATTGCTAAACCTATTTTCTTTTCAGGAATCATCATCATTACAGCTTATTTACCGCTATTTGCCTTTGAAAGAGTAGAAAAAAAGCTATTTACCCCAATGGCCTTTACGGTAGGATATGCATTACTGGGAGCATTGGCTGTTGCTTTACTTTTGATTCCCGGGCTGGCTTTTATGATCTATAAAAAGCCAAGAAAAATTTATTATAATAAATGGCTTGAAAAAATAAGTAATGCCTACGGAAGAGGAATAGATAAAATAATGGCTGCTCCAAAAAAGATTTTCATCCCTGCCGGAATTGTACTGGTTGGTGCCGGAATTCTCTCTTACAACGTAGGTAAAGACTTTTTACCGGAGCTTGATGAAGGTTCTATCTGGCTGCAGGTACAGCTTCCTCCCGGCATTTCATTGAAAAAGGCTCAAGAAATGAGTGATTCGCTTCGTCTCAGAACAATGAAGCACTCAGAAGTCACATACATTATGGTACAAGCGGGACGTAATGATGATGGAACGGATCCATGGACAGCTTCTCACTTTGAAGTATCGGTAGGAATAAAACCTTACAAAGAATGGCCGTCAGGAAAAACAAAAGCTGATCTTATTAAAGAACTGGCAGAAGATTACAAAGGAATGCCCGGCTTTACCGTAGGATTTTCGCAGCCAATGATAGATGGTGTAATGGATAAAATCTCTGGAGCGCACAGTGAATTGGTAGTCAAAATTTATGGTGATGATTTCGCAGGAACAAGACAGGTTGCAGACAATGTACTTTCACTTTTAAAGAAAATTCCAGGATCAGCCGACCTTGCCATTGATCAGGAGCCTCCGCTTCCTCAATTACAGATCGTCGCCGACAGAAATAAAATTGCTCAATATGGTCTGAATGTTTCCGACGTAACCGACCTCATCGAAACCGCTCTTGGAGGAAAAGCCGTTTCACAAATTTTTATAGGAAACAAAGTATATGATATTTCCTGCCGATATGTGGAAAACAGCCGTAATACTCCAGAGAAAATAGGAAATCTGATGCTATCCTCTTCATCCGGAGCTAAAATTCCGCTTTCGCAGATTGCAAGTGTAACATTGAGTACCGGAGAAAGCACCATAACACGAGAAATGAATAAGAGACATCTTACCGTAAAACTAAACCTACGCGGAAGAGATCTTACTTCATTCCTCAACGAAGCACAGAAAAGCATTGAAAACAACATTCGCTACGATCATGAAAAATACCAGATCAAATGGGGCGGACAGTTTGAAAATAAAAACAGAGCTTACTCCCGACTGGCAGTTATTATACCTCTCGCATTAGCCCTTATGTTTCTGCTGCTTTATGGTGCATTTGGAACTTTCAGACAGCCACTTATATTGATGAGTATTATTCCGCTCGCTTTATTTGGGGGAATGCTTGCCCTGAATATCAGAGGAATGTCCTTGAATGTTTCTTCTGCAGTAGGTTTCATTGCCTTATTCGGGGTAGCCATACAAAATGGGGTGATTATGGTTTCTCATATCAATACCCTCAGAAAAAATGGAATTAATCTCAGAACATCAGTCATTCAGGGAGCTAAGGATCGTTTCAGACCGGTATTAATGACAGCCTCAGTGGCTATCATTGGATTATTACCTGCTTCACTGGCAACAGGAATTGGTTCCGATGTACAAAGGCCGCTGGCAACAGTAATTGTGTATGGACTTATGTTCTCCACATTCCTTACCCTGTTTGTACTTCCTGCCATTTATTATTTAGCTGAACTTCGTTTTGACAAACAAAATGTAACATCCCATGAAATTTAA
- a CDS encoding fibronectin type III domain-containing protein, which translates to MTINLFFKAFPAIALLSASAMMGQNFQTMPVSSGYTADVIANGIGSSMISTTTDVDGVSYNFVARDFQLTATSTPITYGIPTNGTINSVVASTPGLSFQLGDLSGNNSLRINSNAAGSNSGTLVFSNPVAAFKLYMLSTSGSGSSTVTITVNFTDNTTQVFTGQSISDWYGGNNFAIQGIGRILRTSDSLEPNSANPRLYQNVLTIDPANQAKPIQSVTVTKTNSAGVVNVFAFSADAYTDCLAPTTEAATAVTSNSAQISWTVPASNQTTGYDIYYSTNSAVPANNVNPNHSNVTGTSYTLNNLSPSTTYYYWVRANCSTATSKSAWSFSKSFTTLCGAVVPSYTNNFTSYPGNCWANALSGGTPDTGPTGTTPYWTQRNFLNGPSNGSAHMNLYGTSKTGWLKTLPFNLSAGGYKVKFDYGVTAYSGTASSAMDSDDVVHFLVSNDGGTTWTILQTWNANNSPSNTSTEYTFSLANFTNANTVFAFYGDTGPVDDDLDYNFYVDNFTVEKEQLSTSEVSSQTKKAAVHPNPFKDILYISDTRKVKSASVADVSGRIVKTTEGAVKELDLSRLNSGLYFVTLYFKDGSKSTVKAIKK; encoded by the coding sequence ATGACAATAAATTTATTTTTTAAAGCTTTTCCGGCTATTGCACTTCTTTCAGCATCTGCTATGATGGGGCAAAACTTTCAAACAATGCCTGTTAGTTCAGGATATACCGCTGATGTTATTGCTAATGGAATAGGTTCTTCCATGATTTCTACCACAACCGATGTAGATGGAGTTTCCTATAATTTTGTAGCAAGGGATTTTCAACTTACTGCAACAAGCACACCTATTACTTATGGTATTCCTACCAATGGAACTATTAATTCTGTAGTGGCTTCAACACCGGGTTTAAGTTTCCAGCTTGGAGATCTTTCCGGTAATAATTCCTTAAGAATCAATAGCAATGCTGCAGGAAGTAATTCCGGAACACTTGTATTTAGTAATCCAGTGGCTGCTTTTAAATTATATATGCTTTCTACCAGTGGAAGTGGAAGTTCTACAGTTACCATAACAGTTAATTTTACAGATAATACTACTCAGGTTTTTACTGGACAAAGTATTTCAGACTGGTATGGCGGAAATAATTTTGCCATTCAGGGAATTGGAAGAATTCTAAGGACTTCAGATTCGTTGGAACCTAATTCTGCCAATCCAAGATTATATCAAAATGTTTTAACTATTGATCCTGCTAATCAGGCAAAACCCATTCAAAGCGTTACTGTAACAAAAACAAACAGTGCAGGAGTGGTGAATGTCTTTGCTTTTTCAGCAGATGCCTATACAGATTGCCTTGCTCCAACAACAGAAGCGGCAACTGCAGTAACTTCAAACTCTGCTCAGATTTCATGGACGGTTCCGGCAAGTAATCAGACTACAGGTTATGATATTTATTATAGTACTAATTCAGCAGTTCCTGCTAATAATGTAAATCCTAACCATTCTAATGTTACGGGTACTTCTTATACTCTGAATAACTTATCTCCAAGTACAACTTATTATTATTGGGTAAGGGCCAATTGTAGTACAGCAACAAGTAAAAGTGCATGGTCATTCTCAAAATCATTTACCACATTATGCGGAGCGGTAGTTCCATCATATACCAATAATTTTACCAGTTATCCAGGAAATTGCTGGGCTAATGCGCTTTCTGGCGGAACTCCGGACACCGGGCCTACAGGTACTACTCCTTATTGGACTCAGCGTAATTTCTTAAACGGACCATCCAATGGGTCTGCACATATGAATTTATATGGGACTTCAAAAACAGGATGGCTTAAGACACTGCCATTTAATCTTTCAGCAGGAGGATATAAAGTGAAGTTTGATTATGGAGTAACTGCGTATAGCGGAACAGCCTCTTCAGCAATGGATAGCGATGATGTAGTTCACTTCCTGGTTTCCAATGATGGAGGAACTACGTGGACAATATTGCAAACCTGGAATGCTAATAACAGTCCATCTAATACATCCACTGAGTATACCTTTAGCTTGGCAAATTTTACAAATGCCAATACCGTATTTGCCTTTTATGGAGATACCGGACCGGTAGATGATGATCTTGATTATAATTTCTATGTTGATAATTTCACAGTTGAAAAAGAGCAGTTAAGCACTTCTGAAGTAAGCAGCCAGACCAAAAAAGCAGCCGTTCATCCAAATCCGTTTAAAGATATTCTGTATATCTCAGACACGAGGAAAGTGAAATCTGCGAGCGTTGCAGATGTATCCGGAAGAATTGTAAAAACTACTGAGGGAGCTGTAAAAGAATTAGATCTTAGCAGACTGAACTCTGGGTTGTATTTTGTTACGCTTTACTTTAAGGACGGATCTAAGTCCACCGTAAAAGCAATTAAAAAATAA
- a CDS encoding MgtC/SapB family protein, which yields MNTFEFTLRLLTAFCLGAGIGFERQWRRKNAGLRTNTLVCIGSAAFVLIAIRIGGDAAGRITSYIVSGIGFLGGGVIMKDGLTVRGLNTAATLWCSAAIGALCALGYPIEALITVFFIVSTNIFLRSTLSTQKEVRSKNIVIKKKKNDTKAKISNSTQFY from the coding sequence ATGAATACATTTGAATTTACTCTTCGTTTATTAACTGCATTCTGCTTAGGAGCCGGTATAGGTTTCGAAAGACAGTGGCGCAGAAAAAATGCGGGCCTGCGTACCAATACTCTGGTTTGTATAGGCTCTGCAGCATTCGTATTAATTGCTATCAGAATTGGTGGTGATGCAGCCGGAAGAATTACCTCTTATATTGTCAGTGGCATCGGTTTCCTTGGTGGTGGCGTTATCATGAAAGATGGCCTTACCGTAAGAGGATTAAATACTGCCGCTACTTTATGGTGCTCCGCTGCAATAGGTGCATTATGTGCCTTAGGTTATCCCATAGAAGCACTTATTACAGTTTTCTTCATCGTTTCCACAAATATATTTCTACGATCCACTTTGTCTACCCAAAAGGAAGTCCGAAGTAAAAACATCGTCATTAAAAAGAAAAAAAACGATACAAAAGCAAAAATCAGCAACAGTACCCAATTTTATTAA
- a CDS encoding TolC family protein has product MKFNFLIILCCTVTGIFINAQTVKEPLYFNEYLAYVKDKNLGLAAQRYNVSMAEASILTAGIFPDPQIEMETSNNGVSKDMGHTIEGAISWTLELGGKRKARIETAKNEAEYSKLQLQDYLRNLLADATLGYIEALKSKALLNVQKESYQSMLKLAKSDSIRYKLGDISKVTSQQSKLEASSLLNEVYHLEGTQQQSVTALSDFIGNDSTEKDVNGDLNSFNRNYNLNDLITQAVNERSDILASKQNINTAASRIKLEKANRIIDLGLSAGAGHNTVANNEIAPSPAVNTVKLGISVPLKFSNRRNADLKIAEMGYSQAETEYRQIENSIRMEVTQAYQQYSSAQKQLQQFDNGMLKEAENILKGITYSYQRGESSILEVLNAQRTYNELRQNYFQLLAENAAALIDLERKAGIWDIDF; this is encoded by the coding sequence ATGAAATTTAATTTTTTAATCATATTATGTTGTACCGTTACAGGTATTTTCATCAATGCACAAACAGTAAAAGAGCCTCTTTACTTCAATGAATACCTGGCTTATGTTAAAGATAAAAACCTAGGACTTGCCGCACAGAGGTACAATGTCAGTATGGCAGAAGCATCTATTCTCACAGCAGGTATTTTTCCTGATCCACAAATAGAAATGGAAACCTCAAACAACGGGGTTTCCAAAGATATGGGACATACCATAGAAGGAGCCATCAGCTGGACTCTTGAACTGGGAGGAAAAAGAAAAGCAAGAATTGAAACGGCAAAAAATGAAGCAGAATACTCCAAGTTACAGCTACAGGATTATTTAAGAAACCTGCTTGCTGATGCTACCTTGGGGTATATTGAAGCTTTAAAATCCAAAGCCCTACTGAATGTTCAGAAAGAATCTTATCAAAGTATGTTGAAACTGGCTAAATCTGACAGTATCCGATACAAATTGGGTGATATTTCCAAAGTAACTTCCCAGCAAAGCAAACTAGAAGCTTCTTCTTTATTGAATGAGGTATACCATCTGGAAGGAACCCAGCAGCAATCCGTTACTGCGCTTTCTGATTTTATTGGCAACGACAGTACAGAAAAGGATGTAAACGGAGACTTAAACTCCTTCAACAGAAACTATAATCTGAATGACCTCATCACACAGGCAGTCAACGAAAGGTCTGATATTTTGGCATCCAAGCAGAATATCAATACAGCTGCAAGTCGTATTAAACTTGAAAAAGCCAATCGTATCATAGATCTTGGACTAAGTGCCGGCGCTGGCCACAACACGGTTGCCAATAATGAAATAGCTCCCTCACCTGCTGTAAACACTGTAAAATTAGGAATTAGTGTTCCTTTGAAGTTTTCCAACCGAAGAAATGCCGATCTGAAAATTGCAGAAATGGGTTATTCACAAGCTGAAACTGAATACAGACAGATTGAAAACAGCATCCGGATGGAGGTTACTCAGGCTTATCAACAATATAGTTCTGCTCAAAAACAGTTACAACAGTTTGACAATGGCATGCTGAAAGAAGCAGAAAATATTCTGAAAGGAATTACCTACAGTTATCAGCGCGGTGAAAGTTCCATTTTGGAAGTCCTCAATGCACAGAGAACCTATAATGAACTTCGCCAGAATTATTTCCAGCTTCTGGCAGAAAATGCAGCTGCTTTAATTGATCTTGAGCGTAAGGCAGGAATCTGGGATATTGATTTCTAA
- a CDS encoding pyridoxal phosphate-dependent aminotransferase: MPNISNRALHMPASPVRKLVPFALQAKQKGIKVYHLNIGQPDIETPETALNALKNIDLKVLEYALSEGNIEYRKALTEYYHSLGFSDLTPDNFIVTNGGSEALNFAISTLCDDGDEVIIPEPYYANYNGFTSTFDVNVVAVPSTIDTGFALPPIEEFEKKITEKTRAIIICNPGNPTGYLYTREELQKLAEIALKYDIVIISDEVYREYVYDGKQQISMLDFPELSENCIIIDSESKRYSMCGVRIGCMVTRSQKIRNAAMLFAQARLSPVLLGQIAATAAHQNDGAYIRAVREEYTHRRNILVDLLNAIPGVICPKPRGAFYCVAELPVDDTEKFAQWLLEKYSYNNETIMVAPAGGFYSNPELGKKQVRIAYVLKEEDLKKSAEILKEALKKYREEFSL; encoded by the coding sequence ATGCCAAATATTTCAAACAGAGCACTGCATATGCCGGCATCACCGGTAAGAAAACTGGTTCCCTTTGCATTACAAGCAAAACAGAAAGGAATAAAAGTATATCACCTTAATATCGGACAGCCTGATATTGAAACTCCGGAAACAGCTTTAAATGCTTTAAAGAACATCGATCTAAAAGTATTGGAATATGCGCTTTCTGAAGGTAATATTGAATACAGAAAAGCCCTTACCGAATATTATCATTCATTAGGTTTTTCAGATCTTACTCCGGATAACTTTATTGTTACCAATGGTGGTTCTGAAGCCCTTAACTTTGCCATTTCAACTTTATGTGATGATGGAGATGAAGTGATTATTCCTGAGCCTTACTATGCAAATTACAATGGTTTCACCAGTACATTTGATGTAAATGTAGTAGCTGTTCCATCCACCATTGATACTGGTTTTGCATTACCTCCTATTGAGGAATTTGAGAAAAAAATTACAGAAAAAACAAGAGCAATCATCATCTGTAACCCAGGAAACCCTACAGGATACCTGTACACACGTGAAGAGCTACAAAAGCTTGCTGAAATTGCTCTAAAATATGATATTGTTATCATTTCAGATGAAGTATACAGAGAGTATGTATATGACGGAAAGCAGCAGATTTCAATGCTTGACTTCCCTGAATTGAGCGAAAACTGTATTATTATTGATTCGGAATCCAAGCGTTATTCTATGTGTGGAGTAAGAATTGGATGTATGGTTACCCGTTCTCAAAAAATCCGTAATGCAGCGATGCTTTTTGCGCAGGCAAGATTAAGCCCGGTTCTTTTGGGACAGATTGCAGCAACAGCAGCACACCAGAATGACGGTGCTTACATCAGAGCAGTAAGAGAAGAATATACACACAGAAGAAATATTTTAGTAGATCTTTTAAATGCTATTCCAGGGGTAATTTGCCCTAAGCCAAGAGGAGCATTCTACTGTGTTGCAGAACTTCCGGTAGATGATACTGAAAAATTTGCACAATGGTTATTAGAGAAATATTCTTATAACAACGAAACCATTATGGTAGCTCCTGCAGGTGGATTCTACAGCAACCCTGAACTAGGAAAAAAACAGGTAAGAATTGCCTACGTTTTAAAAGAAGAAGATTTAAAGAAAAGTGCTGAAATTCTTAAGGAAGCCCTAAAGAAGTACAGAGAAGAATTTAGCCTATAA
- a CDS encoding efflux RND transporter periplasmic adaptor subunit, which produces MKRIILSIITLFAISCKDNAPQQNKEEEITFKNNQVIIPESSPVLKKIKTITVSDQEYNHDITSVGTIEAIPNNYAEIASPFSGRITKAFVNIGQKVSAGSPLFEVLSSGYLDVQKEYSDALNEAGLAEKKYKRQQDLVKHGLGIQKELEESETEFKNKRISLTNASTALKIYNSQSKGSGGLIVRAPISGEIISNKIVTGQYLREDAEPVMIVAELSKVWISGEVKEKDLRFIKNGDQVSVKVNTYPDRAITGKVYHINDWVDEATRSIKVLIQCENPDRTLKPGMFATITYSTDSENTIIIPTSALMQKDDNQYVWIKTGKNQFMKRNITTAEASEKTVKITSGLKSGDEIMTTGGIYLLDVK; this is translated from the coding sequence ATGAAAAGAATAATCTTAAGCATTATTACCCTCTTTGCCATCTCCTGCAAAGACAATGCCCCTCAGCAAAACAAGGAAGAGGAAATCACCTTCAAAAATAATCAGGTCATTATTCCCGAAAGCAGTCCCGTTTTAAAAAAAATCAAAACCATAACCGTCAGCGATCAGGAATACAACCATGATATTACCTCTGTAGGAACCATAGAAGCCATCCCCAATAACTACGCCGAAATTGCAAGCCCCTTTTCCGGAAGAATTACAAAAGCCTTTGTCAATATTGGCCAAAAGGTAAGCGCAGGAAGTCCCCTTTTTGAAGTTCTTTCTTCAGGTTATCTGGATGTGCAGAAAGAATATTCTGATGCCCTGAATGAAGCAGGTCTCGCTGAAAAGAAGTACAAACGCCAGCAGGACCTTGTAAAACACGGGTTGGGAATACAGAAAGAACTGGAGGAGTCAGAAACCGAATTTAAAAATAAAAGAATCTCTTTAACCAATGCTTCTACAGCATTAAAGATCTACAACAGCCAGAGCAAAGGTTCCGGAGGTTTGATCGTAAGAGCACCCATCTCAGGAGAAATTATTTCTAACAAGATTGTTACCGGACAATACCTTCGTGAAGATGCTGAACCTGTAATGATTGTTGCTGAACTCTCAAAAGTCTGGATTTCCGGAGAAGTTAAGGAGAAAGATCTTCGATTTATTAAAAACGGAGATCAGGTATCTGTAAAGGTTAATACTTATCCGGACAGAGCCATCACCGGAAAGGTTTATCACATCAACGATTGGGTAGATGAAGCAACACGAAGCATTAAGGTATTAATACAGTGTGAAAATCCTGATAGAACATTGAAACCTGGTATGTTTGCCACCATTACCTATTCCACCGATTCTGAAAACACAATTATTATCCCCACCTCTGCTTTGATGCAGAAAGATGACAACCAGTATGTATGGATTAAAACAGGAAAAAATCAATTCATGAAAAGAAATATCACCACTGCAGAAGCCTCTGAAAAAACAGTAAAGATTACCTCAGGACTTAAATCCGGAGATGAAATCATGACCACTGGCGGAATCTATTTGCTGGATGTAAAATAA